A DNA window from Halomicrobium mukohataei DSM 12286 contains the following coding sequences:
- a CDS encoding TAXI family TRAP transporter solute-binding subunit — MGDHTRRRFIRATGLVSVTALAGCAGDDGGGGAEDSPTETGMDGGDETATDTESSDGGDGQADTRLSWHAGGTGGTYFPLSNEFKTVVEDNTDFTLNVQSTGASVENVGSLANGNADFALIQNDIAYFAKNGTGIDAFQDNAVENLRGVATLYPETITVVTLSDTGISQLSDLSGATINTGDLGSGTQVNANQILEAVGITDFEEQNASFSQAADQLRNGDIDAAFVVGGWPVGAIEDLATTNDVAIVPIDGDNRTAVKDAASWFADDTIPGGTYSGVSEDVETVAVQAMIATNADVPEATVETVTAAIFDNVDALTIKTEFIGVDSAQDGMSIELHPGAAAYFDA; from the coding sequence ATGGGCGATCACACCAGACGACGATTCATCCGCGCGACTGGACTCGTGAGCGTTACCGCACTCGCCGGCTGTGCCGGCGACGACGGCGGCGGCGGTGCGGAAGACTCACCGACGGAGACGGGGATGGACGGCGGCGACGAGACGGCCACCGACACCGAATCCTCTGACGGCGGCGACGGCCAGGCCGACACCCGCCTCTCGTGGCACGCCGGTGGGACCGGCGGCACATACTTCCCGCTCTCGAACGAGTTCAAGACGGTCGTCGAGGACAACACCGACTTCACGCTGAACGTCCAGTCGACGGGGGCCAGCGTCGAGAACGTCGGCAGCCTCGCCAACGGGAACGCCGACTTCGCGCTGATCCAAAACGACATCGCGTACTTCGCGAAGAACGGCACCGGCATCGACGCGTTCCAGGACAACGCCGTCGAGAACCTGCGCGGCGTCGCGACGCTGTACCCCGAGACGATCACGGTCGTGACCCTCTCCGACACCGGCATCTCGCAGCTGTCTGACCTCTCGGGAGCGACGATCAACACGGGCGATCTGGGCAGCGGCACGCAGGTCAACGCCAACCAGATCCTCGAAGCCGTCGGCATCACCGACTTCGAGGAGCAAAACGCCTCGTTCTCGCAGGCGGCCGACCAGCTCCGGAACGGCGACATCGACGCCGCCTTCGTCGTCGGGGGCTGGCCGGTCGGGGCGATCGAGGATCTGGCGACGACCAACGACGTCGCGATCGTCCCCATCGACGGCGACAACCGCACGGCGGTCAAGGACGCGGCGTCGTGGTTCGCGGACGACACCATCCCGGGCGGGACGTACTCGGGCGTCTCCGAAGACGTGGAGACGGTCGCCGTCCAGGCGATGATCGCGACCAACGCCGACGTGCCCGAAGCGACGGTCGAGACGGTGACGGCCGCGATCTTCGACAACGTCGACGCGCTGACGATCAAGACGGAGTTCATCGGCGTCGACTCGGCGCAGGACGGGATGTCGATCGAGCTCCATCCCGGCGCTGCGGCCTACTTCGACGCCTGA
- a CDS encoding DUF5828 family protein: MEDIEESVSGFKRRGGWVNVVEHGERIVQALRELATDERVDQPVDGDALEEFDEWRPKSHERLDEDVNEKTAEQARVDEGKGEQAGKDPDDDLRTAGEKLADSYENLDEPDEAVESWGESLDYVARAADSASRKALRTVEDTVYKNVMTQIAPYYFDNALVSANLQRVNGDDRPEYVFEINVNDDDLKERVSNRLADFDSDVDRWHVNTEKEVEAAATAEGVEVSEEETGDEETDAKTN, translated from the coding sequence ATGGAAGACATAGAAGAGAGCGTCTCAGGCTTCAAGCGCCGCGGTGGTTGGGTCAACGTCGTCGAACACGGCGAACGGATCGTACAGGCGCTGCGAGAGTTGGCGACCGACGAACGCGTCGACCAGCCAGTCGACGGCGACGCCCTCGAAGAGTTCGACGAGTGGCGACCGAAGAGCCACGAGCGACTCGACGAGGACGTCAACGAAAAGACCGCCGAACAGGCCCGCGTCGACGAGGGCAAAGGCGAACAGGCGGGGAAAGACCCCGACGACGACCTCCGGACGGCCGGCGAGAAACTCGCAGACTCCTACGAGAACCTCGACGAGCCCGACGAGGCCGTCGAGTCGTGGGGCGAGAGCTTAGACTACGTCGCCCGCGCCGCCGACTCGGCCAGCCGCAAGGCCCTGCGGACGGTCGAAGACACCGTCTACAAGAACGTGATGACCCAGATCGCACCGTACTACTTCGACAACGCGCTCGTGAGCGCGAACCTCCAGCGGGTCAACGGCGACGACCGCCCCGAGTACGTCTTCGAGATCAACGTCAACGACGACGACCTCAAGGAACGAGTCTCCAACCGCCTGGCGGACTTCGACAGCGACGTCGACCGGTGGCACGTCAACACCGAGAAGGAAGTCGAGGCCGCCGCCACGGCGGAGGGCGTAGAGGTGAGCGAGGAAGAGACGGGCGACGAGGAGACGGATGCGAAGACGAACTAA
- a CDS encoding PKD domain-containing protein: MDNSRREFIRAVSSTFVLAAGAGTTVAATDCGNVAEWDPDATYNGGDQVTYEGSLWTAEWWTRGSAPEESKAVWTLEGSCGGDGGTGNEGPTASVSASATTVEPGTTVDLDGSGSSDADGSIASYEWELGDGTTATGATTSHSYDSTGDYTVTLTVTDDGGATDSATTGISVSSSSGGNSDAIFSPYLGTWGDILGDTRNASTDRVVLSFVGDGTDDGTVTPAWLTADGDRPLSDHADKISTLQDEGYDVWVAMGGWDGRIVARDASSVSEVKSAYETVIDTLGVTHIDIDDENYDEPGRDGTYYEMRNEALAQIQSERPDVKVTYTVAARPSGIVNADHCPGKDMITDALEKGVELEYINIMTMDWTDVDTTPERVKSAVEGTVDWMSNVYPDKSEAQRRAKLGFLPNVNESEWSVSDTQNVADYAKQQGIGNVSMWALHRDTSDYGHSDALYPVESGSN; encoded by the coding sequence ATGGACAATTCACGCAGAGAGTTCATTCGTGCGGTATCGAGTACGTTCGTCCTCGCGGCTGGCGCTGGCACGACCGTGGCCGCGACGGACTGTGGCAACGTTGCCGAGTGGGACCCGGACGCGACCTACAACGGCGGCGATCAGGTGACCTACGAGGGGTCCCTGTGGACCGCCGAGTGGTGGACTCGGGGCTCCGCCCCCGAAGAGAGTAAAGCCGTCTGGACGCTCGAAGGGTCCTGTGGCGGCGACGGCGGGACGGGCAACGAGGGACCGACGGCGTCGGTCAGCGCGTCCGCGACCACGGTCGAGCCCGGAACGACCGTCGACCTCGACGGATCGGGATCGTCCGACGCCGACGGGTCGATCGCCAGCTACGAGTGGGAGTTGGGCGACGGGACGACGGCGACCGGGGCGACGACGAGTCACAGCTACGACTCGACCGGGGACTACACCGTCACGCTCACCGTCACCGACGACGGCGGAGCCACCGACAGCGCGACGACGGGGATCTCTGTCAGCTCCTCGTCGGGCGGCAACAGTGACGCCATCTTCTCCCCGTATCTCGGCACGTGGGGCGACATCCTCGGCGACACGCGGAACGCGAGCACCGACCGCGTCGTCCTCTCGTTCGTCGGCGACGGCACCGACGACGGGACGGTCACTCCCGCGTGGCTCACCGCGGACGGCGACCGGCCGCTCTCGGACCACGCCGACAAGATCAGCACGCTGCAAGACGAGGGCTACGACGTGTGGGTCGCCATGGGCGGCTGGGACGGCCGGATCGTCGCCAGGGACGCGAGCAGCGTCTCGGAGGTCAAAAGCGCCTACGAGACCGTCATCGACACGCTCGGCGTGACTCACATCGACATCGACGACGAGAACTACGACGAGCCCGGTCGTGACGGCACCTACTACGAGATGCGCAACGAGGCGCTCGCACAGATCCAGTCCGAGCGGCCGGACGTGAAAGTCACGTACACGGTGGCCGCCAGGCCCTCCGGGATCGTCAACGCCGACCACTGTCCCGGGAAAGACATGATCACCGACGCGCTGGAGAAGGGCGTCGAGCTGGAGTACATCAACATCATGACGATGGACTGGACCGACGTGGACACGACCCCCGAACGGGTCAAATCGGCCGTCGAGGGCACCGTCGACTGGATGAGCAACGTCTATCCCGACAAGAGCGAGGCACAGCGGCGCGCGAAGCTCGGGTTCCTCCCCAACGTCAACGAGTCCGAGTGGTCGGTCAGCGACACCCAGAACGTCGCCGACTACGCGAAACAGCAGGGGATCGGAAACGTCAGCATGTGGGCGCTGCACCGAGACACCAGCGACTACGGCCACTCCGACGCCCTCTACCCCGTCGAGAGCGGGAGCAACTGA
- a CDS encoding inorganic phosphate transporter — protein MVAGSTLGTLVIAAAASLFMAWAIGAGSSGSTPFAPAVGANAISVMRAGFFVGILGLLGAVLQGANVTETVGSGLVLFPDGGGLSAIAATIALLTAAVLVATGVFTGYPIATAFTVTGAVVGVGLAMGGQPAWPKYQQIVALWVGTPFVGSGVAYATARLLRTENVRERLSIGGLAGLVGVLLANVEFTGLGPDGGPGALSVALARTFEGGTGGRALVSLVLGLLVATLVWYDIREHGERAQRRFLLVMGGLVAFSAGGSQVGLAIGPLLPLLDTFTVPIVAVLLGGGIGLLAGSWTGAPRMIKALSQDYSSLGPRRSIAALIPSFMIAQTAVFFGLPVSFNEIIVFSIIGSGAAAGGGSVSGEKMGKTVLAWVASLGLALGLGYGVFSAVAIL, from the coding sequence ATGGTCGCTGGGAGTACGCTCGGAACGCTCGTGATCGCCGCCGCAGCGAGTCTGTTCATGGCCTGGGCGATCGGCGCGGGATCGTCCGGCTCGACGCCGTTCGCACCGGCGGTCGGGGCCAACGCCATCTCGGTGATGCGCGCGGGCTTTTTCGTCGGGATTCTGGGTCTGCTCGGAGCGGTGTTACAGGGGGCCAACGTCACAGAGACGGTCGGGAGCGGGCTCGTCCTCTTTCCCGACGGTGGCGGCCTCTCGGCGATCGCGGCGACGATCGCGCTGCTGACTGCGGCAGTGCTGGTCGCGACCGGCGTCTTCACCGGCTATCCGATCGCGACAGCATTTACCGTCACGGGTGCGGTCGTCGGCGTCGGGCTGGCGATGGGGGGCCAGCCCGCGTGGCCGAAGTACCAGCAGATCGTCGCTCTCTGGGTCGGCACACCGTTCGTCGGCAGCGGCGTCGCCTACGCCACGGCCCGCTTGCTCCGCACAGAGAACGTCCGCGAGCGTCTCTCGATCGGTGGGCTGGCCGGACTGGTCGGCGTGTTACTGGCGAACGTCGAGTTCACGGGCCTCGGACCCGACGGCGGCCCGGGTGCCCTCTCGGTCGCACTCGCACGCACGTTCGAGGGCGGAACCGGCGGCCGGGCGCTGGTCTCGCTCGTGCTCGGACTCCTGGTCGCCACGCTGGTGTGGTACGACATCCGCGAACACGGCGAGCGAGCACAGCGGCGATTCCTGCTGGTGATGGGCGGGCTCGTCGCCTTCTCGGCCGGCGGCAGTCAGGTCGGGCTGGCGATCGGACCGCTGTTGCCGCTGCTCGATACGTTCACCGTCCCGATCGTCGCGGTGCTGCTTGGCGGCGGGATCGGCCTGCTCGCGGGCTCCTGGACCGGCGCACCCCGGATGATCAAGGCCCTCTCGCAGGACTACTCCTCGCTGGGGCCGCGCCGATCGATCGCGGCGCTGATCCCCTCGTTCATGATCGCACAGACGGCCGTGTTCTTCGGGCTCCCAGTCTCGTTCAACGAGATCATCGTCTTCTCGATCATCGGGAGCGGCGCGGCCGCTGGCGGCGGGTCGGTCAGCGGCGAGAAGATGGGCAAGACGGTGCTGGCGTGGGTCGCCTCGCTGGGACTGGCGCTCGGCCTCGGCTACGGCGTCTTCAGCGCCGTAGCCATCCTGTAG
- a CDS encoding hemolysin family protein, protein MALDPPVGVDSLVALPLQVDIYGPVQLPENVFLGIGAGIILLLIGLSAFFSSSEIAMFSLPSHRVEALVEDAVPGSKTLKGLKEDPHRLLVTILVGNNLVNIAMSSIATGLLTYYLGSGQQGLAVALSTFGITAIVLLFGESAPKSYAVENTESWALRIAKPLKFSEKVLLPLIVLFDYLTRIVNKVTGGRSAIETSYVTREEIQDIIETGEREGVLDEEEREMLQRTLRFNNTIAKEVMTPRLDMEAISKDASVEEAIQQCVQSGHARVPVYEGSLDNVIGIAHLRDLVRDRDYSDAETALADLIEPTLHVPESKNVDDLLTEMRRERLHMVIVIDEFGTTEGLVTMEDLTEEIVGEILEGEEEEPIEFVGDGEVVVKGEVNIEEVNEAMDLELPEGEEFETIAGFIFNRAGRLVEEGERIEFDSVEIVVERVENTRIMKARLSRIEPEDGENGETESDGDTSTQTPTE, encoded by the coding sequence ATGGCTCTTGACCCCCCTGTCGGAGTCGATTCACTGGTAGCCTTGCCACTACAGGTCGACATCTACGGTCCCGTCCAACTGCCCGAGAACGTGTTTCTCGGGATCGGTGCGGGGATCATTCTCCTCTTGATCGGGCTGTCGGCGTTTTTCTCCTCGTCGGAGATCGCCATGTTCTCGCTGCCCAGCCACCGCGTCGAGGCCCTCGTCGAGGACGCCGTCCCCGGGTCGAAGACCCTCAAAGGGCTCAAAGAGGACCCACACCGGCTGCTGGTGACGATTCTGGTGGGGAACAACCTCGTCAACATCGCGATGTCCTCGATCGCGACGGGGCTGTTGACGTACTACCTCGGGAGCGGCCAGCAGGGCCTCGCGGTCGCGCTCTCGACGTTCGGGATCACCGCGATCGTCCTGCTGTTCGGCGAGAGCGCGCCCAAGAGCTACGCCGTCGAGAACACGGAGTCGTGGGCCCTGCGGATCGCCAAGCCGCTGAAGTTCTCCGAGAAGGTCCTGTTGCCCCTGATCGTCCTGTTCGACTATCTCACTCGAATCGTCAACAAGGTCACCGGCGGCCGCTCGGCCATCGAGACCTCGTACGTCACTCGCGAGGAGATCCAGGACATCATCGAGACCGGCGAGCGCGAGGGCGTCCTCGACGAGGAGGAACGCGAGATGCTCCAGCGGACGCTGCGGTTCAACAACACGATCGCCAAGGAAGTGATGACGCCGCGACTGGACATGGAGGCCATCTCGAAGGACGCCTCCGTCGAGGAGGCGATCCAGCAGTGCGTCCAGAGCGGCCACGCCCGCGTGCCGGTGTACGAGGGGAGTCTCGACAACGTCATCGGCATCGCACACCTGCGGGACCTGGTCCGGGATCGGGACTACAGCGACGCAGAGACCGCACTCGCGGACCTCATCGAACCGACGCTGCACGTTCCCGAGTCGAAAAACGTCGACGACCTCCTGACGGAGATGCGCCGCGAACGGCTCCACATGGTCATCGTCATCGACGAGTTCGGCACCACCGAGGGACTGGTGACGATGGAGGACCTCACCGAGGAGATCGTCGGCGAGATCCTCGAAGGCGAGGAAGAAGAGCCGATCGAGTTCGTCGGCGACGGCGAGGTCGTCGTCAAAGGCGAGGTCAACATCGAGGAGGTCAACGAGGCGATGGACCTCGAACTGCCCGAGGGCGAGGAGTTCGAGACCATCGCCGGCTTCATCTTCAACCGCGCGGGCCGCCTCGTCGAGGAGGGCGAACGCATCGAGTTCGACAGCGTCGAGATCGTCGTCGAGCGGGTCGAGAACACCCGCATCATGAAGGCGCGACTGTCGCGTATCGAGCCCGAAGACGGCGAGAACGGCGAGACCGAGAGCGATGGCGACACGTCCACACAAACGCCGACCGAGTGA
- a CDS encoding glutathione S-transferase N-terminal domain-containing protein, with translation MSDTAITLYRLQACPFCERVVRRLQEYGLDYESRFVEPLHSERDAVKRLCGKRTVPAIVDEQTGVTMAESANIVDYLDRTYGEGGDD, from the coding sequence ATGAGCGACACCGCCATCACACTCTATCGGCTCCAGGCCTGCCCGTTCTGTGAGCGGGTCGTCCGTCGGCTCCAGGAGTACGGCCTCGACTACGAGTCACGGTTCGTCGAACCGCTGCACTCCGAGCGCGACGCCGTCAAGCGCCTGTGTGGAAAGCGAACCGTCCCGGCGATCGTCGACGAGCAGACGGGCGTGACGATGGCAGAGAGCGCGAACATCGTCGACTACCTCGATCGAACCTACGGCGAGGGAGGGGACGACTGA
- a CDS encoding redoxin domain-containing protein: MELDFDVVDLGPADHPEVGERAPDFTRPLVTDEYWADVSLSELVAEDDDPTVLVCHSMDGAFPATYAWNEIREREWHADATVVGLSISTPYAHKRLLDERELGDDYRLYSDPANGVAEAYGIVNDLDGMSGVAEPRPAVFVLDSDRTIEYAWVATEWPDFPDYDAVEAVIR; encoded by the coding sequence ATGGAGCTCGATTTCGACGTGGTCGATCTCGGTCCCGCAGACCACCCCGAGGTAGGCGAGCGAGCCCCCGACTTCACCCGTCCGCTGGTCACCGACGAGTACTGGGCGGACGTGTCCCTGTCCGAGCTGGTCGCCGAGGACGACGATCCGACGGTGCTGGTCTGTCACTCCATGGACGGGGCCTTCCCGGCGACGTACGCCTGGAACGAGATCCGCGAGCGCGAGTGGCACGCCGACGCCACCGTCGTCGGCCTGTCGATCTCGACGCCGTACGCCCACAAGCGCCTGCTCGACGAGCGAGAGCTGGGCGACGACTACCGGCTGTACTCCGATCCCGCCAACGGCGTCGCCGAGGCGTACGGCATCGTCAACGATCTCGACGGGATGAGCGGCGTGGCCGAGCCCCGGCCGGCCGTGTTCGTCCTCGATAGCGACCGGACGATCGAGTACGCCTGGGTCGCCACGGAGTGGCCCGACTTCCCGGACTACGACGCGGTCGAGGCGGTCATCCGATAG
- a CDS encoding L-threonylcarbamoyladenylate synthase, with protein MSDLDRAADAIDDGELVIYPTETVYGLAGDALDPDAVQRVFDVKGRDRSKPVSLAVPSVDAATDYTEPSERELAFMRAFLPGPVTVLARRRPSVPDVLTAGRDRVGIRVPDHELALALLERVAPITSTSANVSGEQSARTVDEIGESVREGTAVVLDGGRTPGTESTVVDVAADEIVREGADCEAIREWLAEH; from the coding sequence ATGAGTGATCTCGACCGCGCGGCCGACGCGATCGACGACGGTGAGCTGGTGATCTACCCCACCGAGACAGTGTACGGGCTGGCCGGCGACGCGCTCGACCCCGATGCCGTCCAGCGCGTGTTCGACGTGAAGGGCCGAGACCGCTCGAAGCCGGTCTCGCTCGCGGTGCCAAGCGTCGACGCGGCGACCGACTACACCGAACCCAGCGAGCGCGAACTGGCGTTCATGCGGGCCTTCCTCCCGGGCCCGGTGACGGTGCTGGCCAGGCGGCGGCCGTCGGTGCCCGACGTGCTGACCGCCGGGCGTGACCGCGTGGGCATTCGCGTGCCCGACCACGAGCTGGCGCTGGCGCTGCTGGAGCGAGTCGCGCCGATCACGTCGACCAGCGCCAACGTCAGCGGGGAGCAAAGCGCCCGGACGGTCGACGAGATCGGCGAGTCCGTCAGAGAGGGCACAGCAGTGGTCCTCGACGGCGGCCGGACGCCCGGCACGGAGTCGACGGTGGTCGACGTGGCCGCCGACGAGATCGTCCGCGAAGGGGCCGACTGCGAAGCGATCCGGGAGTGGCTGGCCGAGCACTGA
- a CDS encoding CRISPR-associated protein Cas4, which yields MHTFRDLATAAYCPRKLYYRRRDGEPTIPDGVDDVRRLAFEYDTLRSVDAALLAAPIEVSPGTYRERLGRLARRLDYWDALVDPPRRDALLTGRECRGIAHKVLEAPLVPSLVFAGEPPDEGVWEPQTVRLVAAAKALAWEHETTVERAVAEYPAYGVVREIDLTVRRKAAYRKAVRTAETIDGPPSRVDSDAKCAPCEYRETCGTTTRSLASMLS from the coding sequence GTGCACACCTTCCGTGACCTGGCGACGGCGGCGTACTGTCCGCGAAAGCTCTACTACCGACGGCGCGACGGCGAGCCCACGATCCCCGACGGCGTCGACGACGTGCGACGGCTGGCCTTCGAGTACGACACTCTCCGGTCGGTCGACGCGGCGCTGCTCGCCGCTCCCATCGAGGTCTCGCCCGGCACCTACCGCGAGCGGCTCGGGCGGCTCGCACGGCGGCTCGACTACTGGGACGCGCTCGTCGACCCGCCGCGACGCGACGCCCTCCTGACCGGCCGGGAGTGTCGCGGGATCGCTCACAAGGTGCTCGAAGCGCCGCTCGTCCCGTCGCTCGTCTTCGCCGGTGAGCCGCCCGACGAAGGCGTCTGGGAGCCCCAGACCGTCCGGCTCGTGGCCGCGGCCAAGGCCCTCGCCTGGGAGCACGAGACGACGGTCGAGCGGGCCGTCGCCGAGTATCCGGCCTACGGCGTCGTCCGCGAGATCGACCTGACGGTCAGGCGGAAAGCGGCCTACAGGAAGGCCGTCAGGACGGCCGAGACGATCGACGGCCCGCCCTCGCGTGTCGACAGCGACGCGAAGTGTGCCCCCTGCGAGTACCGCGAGACGTGTGGCACGACGACCCGCTCGCTTGCGAGCATGCTCTCGTAG
- a CDS encoding polysaccharide deacetylase family protein: protein MPDGHLVLVFDDGYAADYEQLLPVLRAHGAPAAVAVVPEWLGDDDHLTVDQLAALAEADCEICSHGSRHRYLQAHHLAADVTPGEERVTVAAGHVFPGEEHGVLAGDRYEVTDGDRTTTVTLGEPLAVGEETVTLGIEREIDAAFDGEEAVLRPTEATLRDEIAGVRSAFDRLGYDPDAFVFPYDAADPRAWALAAETYDVLPNAAVRSLPNRPDTAPTSYQRCYLERSHLRRAEIETYLDSVATQGGLGILAGHSAWETVPPERVAFVIEAARQRGIEVTTFSGL from the coding sequence ATGCCCGACGGCCATCTCGTTCTCGTCTTCGACGACGGCTACGCGGCGGACTACGAACAGCTCTTGCCCGTGTTGCGCGCTCACGGCGCGCCCGCGGCGGTGGCGGTCGTGCCCGAGTGGCTGGGCGACGACGACCACCTCACGGTCGATCAGCTCGCTGCGCTGGCCGAGGCCGACTGTGAGATCTGCTCGCACGGGAGCCGCCACCGCTACCTCCAGGCCCACCACCTCGCGGCCGACGTGACCCCGGGCGAGGAGCGGGTCACCGTCGCCGCCGGCCACGTGTTTCCGGGGGAAGAACACGGCGTGCTCGCTGGCGATCGCTACGAGGTGACCGACGGCGACCGGACGACGACAGTGACGCTGGGGGAGCCACTCGCCGTCGGCGAAGAGACGGTCACCCTCGGCATCGAGCGCGAGATCGACGCCGCGTTCGACGGCGAGGAGGCGGTCCTGCGCCCGACAGAAGCGACGCTCAGAGACGAGATCGCCGGCGTTCGCTCGGCGTTCGATCGACTGGGCTACGATCCCGACGCCTTCGTCTTCCCGTACGACGCGGCCGACCCGCGAGCGTGGGCGCTGGCCGCCGAGACCTACGACGTGCTCCCCAACGCCGCCGTACGCTCACTGCCCAATCGGCCGGACACCGCACCGACGAGCTACCAGCGGTGCTACCTCGAACGGAGTCACCTCCGGCGAGCAGAGATCGAGACGTACCTCGACAGCGTCGCGACCCAGGGCGGACTGGGCATCCTGGCGGGCCACTCCGCCTGGGAGACGGTCCCGCCCGAGCGGGTCGCGTTCGTCATCGAGGCCGCGCGCCAGCGCGGGATCGAGGTGACGACCTTCTCCGGGCTCTAG
- the hjc gene encoding Holliday junction resolvase Hjc codes for MVGSNAKGDRRERELVNALDEAGFAVMRAPASGSATERELPDVLAGDGERFYAVEAKSSAGDPIYLDGEEVEALLFFARNFGAKPRIGVRFDREDWFFFHPGDLYTTDGGNYRVKKETALAEGTDFEEFVGHSEKVTLAEIGGEDGPDQATLDILAALDRGDLGVEEAAEML; via the coding sequence ATGGTAGGCTCGAACGCCAAAGGGGACCGCCGCGAGCGCGAACTCGTCAACGCCTTGGACGAGGCGGGCTTCGCGGTGATGCGCGCGCCGGCCAGTGGCTCGGCGACCGAACGGGAACTACCGGACGTGCTGGCCGGCGACGGCGAGCGGTTCTACGCCGTCGAAGCGAAGTCGAGCGCGGGCGACCCGATCTACCTCGACGGCGAGGAGGTCGAGGCGCTGCTCTTTTTCGCCCGGAACTTCGGCGCGAAGCCCCGGATCGGCGTGCGATTCGACCGCGAGGACTGGTTTTTCTTCCACCCCGGCGACCTCTACACCACCGACGGCGGCAACTACCGCGTCAAGAAGGAGACGGCGCTCGCGGAGGGCACCGACTTCGAGGAGTTCGTGGGCCACAGCGAGAAGGTCACGCTGGCCGAGATCGGCGGCGAAGACGGCCCCGACCAGGCGACACTCGACATCCTGGCCGCGCTCGACCGGGGCGACCTCGGCGTCGAAGAGGCCGCGGAGATGCTCTAG
- a CDS encoding TetR/AcrR family transcriptional regulator: MTTDDEIMEATFAALCKHGYADLTMQSIADEFEKSKSLLHYHYDSKEDLIVSFMEHLLENFLEEFDEDSDAEPMDQLLRMTEIVVEGDDSEGPDDVHMALLGLRAQAPYDEALRAQQVRNDCHIRELIADIVRDGIEQGQFRDDVDPERFAAAFRSAIEGAQSHDVILGADAPTETALAGIEEYLLRGLLADGETLEGRTA, encoded by the coding sequence ATGACCACTGACGACGAGATCATGGAGGCCACGTTTGCGGCTCTGTGCAAGCACGGCTATGCGGATCTGACGATGCAGTCGATCGCCGACGAGTTCGAGAAGAGCAAGTCGCTGCTGCACTACCACTACGACTCGAAAGAGGACCTGATCGTCTCGTTCATGGAGCATCTCCTGGAGAACTTTCTGGAGGAGTTCGACGAGGACAGCGACGCAGAGCCCATGGACCAGCTGCTTCGCATGACCGAGATCGTCGTCGAGGGAGACGACAGCGAGGGCCCCGACGACGTGCACATGGCGCTGCTGGGGCTGCGCGCACAGGCACCCTACGACGAGGCGCTGCGCGCCCAGCAGGTCCGCAACGACTGTCATATCCGCGAGCTGATCGCCGACATCGTCCGGGACGGCATCGAGCAGGGCCAGTTCCGCGACGACGTGGATCCCGAGCGGTTCGCCGCGGCGTTCCGGTCCGCGATCGAGGGAGCCCAGTCACACGACGTGATCCTCGGCGCGGACGCGCCGACCGAGACGGCGCTGGCGGGCATCGAGGAGTACCTTCTCCGGGGACTTCTGGCGGACGGTGAGACCCTGGAGGGACGGACCGCGTGA
- a CDS encoding DUF2237 family protein gives MSETNVLGEPLEPCSTDPETGFERDGCCGEHPQDRGRHELCAVMTDEFLQFSKRRGNDLLTPRPQLDFPGLEPGDRWCLCLGRWVEALRATRREQLPETTVPPVVLDATNEAVLDTVELATLEAHAYDR, from the coding sequence ATGAGCGAGACGAACGTGCTGGGCGAGCCACTCGAACCGTGCAGCACCGACCCGGAGACTGGCTTCGAGCGGGACGGCTGCTGTGGCGAGCATCCGCAGGATCGCGGCCGCCACGAACTGTGTGCGGTGATGACCGACGAGTTCCTCCAGTTCAGCAAACGGCGGGGCAACGACCTGCTGACACCGCGACCGCAACTGGACTTTCCCGGTCTGGAACCCGGCGATCGCTGGTGTCTCTGTCTGGGGCGGTGGGTCGAGGCCCTCCGGGCGACGCGCCGCGAGCAACTCCCCGAGACGACGGTACCGCCGGTGGTGCTCGACGCGACCAACGAGGCCGTCCTGGACACCGTCGAGCTGGCGACGCTGGAAGCCCACGCGTACGATCGGTGA